A section of the Amycolatopsis sp. AA4 genome encodes:
- a CDS encoding molybdopterin-dependent oxidoreductase, with protein MTSRLRILPAALCGVLALVAALAAGHLAASFGNVNASPYLAVGNGAIDLTPLPLKDFAVRTFGTYDKTVLLGGMAVVLLVVSAAAGLLSRRAPWPGAALIVAFGLIGGFAVAARPDLTAVALLAPLASLTVGVAVFLLLHRIASQQQATNSSRRSFLLGSVGTVVGAGVLGGAGQAISGSRDATASREAIGPLVPAVSAPPIPADADFAKLGTPPFLTPNRNFYRVDTALSVPQVRAEDWSLRIHGMVEREVRYRYRDLRDRPLVERTVTMTCVSNEVGGDYVSTSNFIGVDLADLLAEAGVRPGAEQLFCSSVDGWTSGTPVAAALDRSRGAMLAIGMNREPLPLEHGFPARLVTPGLYGYVSAVKWVVDIEVTTWKARQAYWLRRGWAEQAPIKTESRIDTPKGFENVPSGTVRIAGVAWAQHTGIASVEIKVDSGPWQPTTLSAEVNPNTWRMWWTQISVKPGTHQVFVRATDNSGYTQTEARAGTVPDGATGWHSTTFLAS; from the coding sequence ATGACCTCCCGTCTGCGGATCCTCCCGGCCGCGCTGTGCGGCGTGCTCGCCCTGGTCGCGGCGCTGGCCGCCGGGCATCTCGCGGCGTCGTTCGGCAACGTCAACGCCTCGCCGTACCTCGCGGTCGGAAACGGGGCCATCGATCTGACGCCGCTGCCGCTGAAGGATTTCGCGGTGCGGACCTTCGGCACTTACGACAAGACCGTCCTGCTCGGCGGGATGGCGGTGGTGTTGCTGGTCGTCTCCGCCGCGGCCGGGCTGTTGTCCCGGCGAGCGCCGTGGCCGGGCGCCGCGCTCATTGTCGCGTTTGGACTGATCGGCGGATTTGCGGTGGCCGCGCGGCCGGATCTGACCGCGGTCGCGTTGCTGGCTCCGCTGGCGAGCCTAACGGTCGGCGTGGCAGTTTTCCTTCTGCTGCACCGAATTGCTTCGCAACAGCAGGCAACGAACTCGTCCCGGCGGTCGTTCTTGCTCGGCAGTGTCGGCACCGTGGTCGGGGCCGGAGTTCTCGGCGGCGCCGGGCAGGCGATCAGCGGATCCCGGGACGCCACGGCTTCCCGGGAGGCGATCGGGCCGCTCGTGCCCGCGGTTTCCGCCCCGCCGATCCCTGCCGACGCGGATTTCGCCAAGCTCGGGACGCCGCCGTTCCTCACGCCCAACCGGAACTTCTACCGCGTCGACACCGCCCTGTCGGTTCCGCAGGTGCGTGCGGAGGACTGGAGCCTGCGGATCCACGGGATGGTCGAGCGGGAAGTCCGGTACCGCTACCGCGATCTCCGCGACCGGCCGCTCGTCGAACGCACCGTGACGATGACGTGTGTGTCCAATGAAGTCGGCGGCGACTACGTGTCCACTTCGAACTTCATCGGCGTCGACCTCGCCGACCTGCTGGCGGAAGCCGGAGTGCGTCCGGGCGCGGAGCAGTTGTTCTGCTCCAGTGTGGACGGTTGGACGTCCGGCACCCCGGTCGCGGCCGCGCTGGACCGGTCGCGCGGCGCGATGCTGGCGATCGGGATGAACCGCGAACCGCTGCCGCTGGAACACGGTTTCCCGGCACGGCTGGTCACGCCCGGGCTCTACGGGTATGTCTCGGCGGTCAAATGGGTGGTGGACATCGAGGTCACCACGTGGAAAGCCCGGCAGGCGTACTGGCTCCGCCGCGGCTGGGCCGAGCAGGCGCCGATCAAAACCGAATCGCGGATCGACACGCCGAAGGGCTTCGAGAACGTTCCCTCCGGCACGGTGCGGATCGCGGGCGTCGCGTGGGCGCAGCACACCGGTATCGCTTCCGTCGAGATCAAAGTGGACAGTGGACCCTGGCAGCCGACCACGCTGTCGGCTGAGGTGAACCCGAATACCTGGCGGATGTGGTGGACCCAGATCTCGGTGAAGCCCGGAACACACCAGGTTTTCGTGCGCGCGACCGACAACTCCGGCTATACGCAGACCGAAGCTCGCGCGGGCACCGTGCCCGACGGCGCGACCGGATGGCATTCCACGACTTTTCTCGCTTCCTGA
- a CDS encoding fasciclin domain-containing protein encodes MKTLRLAGIGAAAALALTACGTSTDNKASNSSPSAMPSSAPMSAPMSSSGSGVTTNDQVFGPACSQLPQGSAPGSLDSMGPQPVASAASTNPLLTKLVAAVKATNLVDTLNSQQAITVFAPADPAFNALGDAKFKELAANPNQLAPILQYHVVGKRYDAKGLEQAGTVTSLNTAGGPLKIEGSGDNMTVNGAKILCGNIPTKNATVFVIDKVLTPGTNKN; translated from the coding sequence GTGAAGACCCTTCGCCTCGCCGGTATCGGCGCCGCGGCCGCCCTCGCCCTCACCGCGTGCGGCACCAGCACCGACAACAAGGCCTCGAACAGCTCCCCGTCGGCGATGCCGTCCTCGGCCCCGATGTCCGCGCCGATGTCCAGCAGCGGTTCCGGCGTCACCACCAACGACCAGGTCTTCGGCCCCGCCTGTTCCCAGCTGCCGCAGGGCAGCGCACCGGGTTCGCTCGACTCGATGGGCCCGCAGCCGGTCGCGTCCGCCGCCTCCACGAACCCGCTGCTCACGAAGCTGGTCGCGGCGGTCAAGGCCACCAACCTGGTCGACACGCTCAACAGCCAGCAGGCCATCACCGTCTTCGCCCCGGCCGACCCGGCGTTCAACGCCCTCGGCGACGCGAAGTTCAAGGAACTGGCCGCCAACCCGAACCAGCTCGCGCCGATCCTGCAGTACCACGTCGTCGGCAAGCGCTACGACGCCAAGGGCCTCGAACAAGCCGGAACCGTCACCTCGCTCAACACCGCGGGCGGACCGCTCAAAATCGAGGGCTCCGGCGACAACATGACCGTCAACGGCGCCAAAATCCTCTGCGGCAACATCCCGACCAAGAACGCGACCGTCTTCGTCATCGACAAGGTCCTCACCCCCGGCACCAACAAAAACTGA
- a CDS encoding MFS transporter, with the protein MKTDRAPDTAVRATLDSARLNGFHRKLALYSSGGPFLDGYILSIIGIALVQIGPQWHMDSLWSGLIGASALVGVFIGGAVFGPLTDRIGRKLMYTIDLIAIIVCSVLQFFVADAAQLFVLRLLIGVAVGADYPIATALVTEFAPKAWRARLVGGLNAMWFVGATVAAFVGFFLLNVDQGWKWMLLSSAVPALLIVVARTSIPESPRWLHSKGRDAEALEVLRATIGEHATLDDLPEAETKTPMSALWRGGYLKRVVFISIFWTCTVVPLFAIYAFGPQILELFNLGGGNLSHLGYGLINFFFFVGNIAALLLVDRLGRRPVLIWGFAISAAGLFYLGLQPGAALWLIALAFAVYAVFNGGPSILEWIYPNELFPTEVRASAVGLCTGISRIGAAVGTFATPWSLTNLGLSATMYIAAGIAALGAVVSVFMAPETKNVDLHVASSLS; encoded by the coding sequence ATGAAGACTGACCGCGCACCGGACACCGCTGTCCGGGCGACCCTGGATTCCGCCCGGCTCAACGGGTTCCACCGCAAACTGGCGCTGTACTCGTCCGGCGGGCCGTTCCTGGACGGCTACATCCTCAGCATCATCGGCATCGCACTGGTGCAGATCGGCCCGCAGTGGCACATGGACTCGCTGTGGTCCGGCCTGATCGGCGCGTCCGCGCTGGTCGGCGTGTTCATCGGGGGAGCGGTGTTCGGCCCGCTCACCGACCGCATCGGCCGGAAACTGATGTACACGATCGACCTGATCGCCATCATCGTGTGCTCGGTGCTGCAGTTCTTCGTCGCCGACGCCGCGCAGTTGTTCGTGCTGCGGCTGCTGATCGGCGTCGCGGTGGGCGCGGACTATCCCATCGCGACCGCGCTGGTCACCGAATTCGCGCCGAAAGCGTGGCGGGCCCGGTTGGTCGGCGGGCTGAACGCGATGTGGTTCGTCGGCGCGACGGTCGCCGCGTTCGTCGGCTTCTTCCTGCTGAACGTGGACCAGGGCTGGAAGTGGATGCTGCTGTCGTCGGCGGTGCCCGCGCTGCTGATCGTCGTCGCCCGCACCAGCATTCCGGAATCGCCGCGCTGGCTGCACAGCAAGGGCCGGGACGCGGAAGCACTGGAGGTGCTGCGCGCGACGATCGGCGAGCACGCGACGCTGGACGATCTTCCCGAAGCCGAAACGAAAACCCCGATGTCCGCGTTGTGGCGCGGCGGATATCTCAAGCGGGTCGTGTTCATCTCGATTTTCTGGACGTGCACGGTCGTCCCGCTCTTCGCGATCTACGCGTTCGGCCCGCAGATCCTCGAACTGTTCAACCTCGGCGGCGGCAACCTGTCGCATCTCGGCTACGGCCTGATCAATTTCTTCTTCTTCGTCGGCAACATCGCCGCACTGCTGTTGGTGGACCGCCTCGGCCGCCGCCCGGTGCTGATCTGGGGCTTCGCGATCTCCGCGGCCGGGCTGTTCTACCTGGGTCTGCAACCGGGTGCCGCGCTGTGGCTGATCGCGCTCGCCTTCGCGGTGTACGCGGTGTTCAACGGCGGACCGTCCATTCTGGAATGGATCTACCCGAACGAACTGTTCCCGACCGAGGTCCGTGCCTCCGCGGTGGGCCTGTGCACCGGAATCAGCCGAATCGGCGCCGCGGTGGGCACGTTCGCGACGCCGTGGTCGCTCACGAATCTCGGGTTGTCGGCGACGATGTACATCGCGGCCGGGATCGCCGCATTGGGTGCGGTGGTGAGTGTGTTCATGGCTCCGGAGACGAAGAACGTCGATCTGCACGTGGCTTCTTCGTTGAGCTGA
- a CDS encoding RidA family protein: MNSRELVAHPHGPRPYAGAAVFGGVIWACGQVPARRDGSVPEAVDEQVRVALDNLEDTLRAAGGSLRTLLKLTVFLADLGEFDAYHQAYLDRFAGIDLPPRTTVQVAGFRGTKRIEIDAVAAVGSEETNRHED; this comes from the coding sequence ATGAACTCGCGCGAGCTGGTGGCGCATCCGCACGGACCGCGTCCGTACGCCGGGGCAGCCGTTTTCGGCGGGGTGATCTGGGCGTGCGGGCAGGTTCCGGCCCGGCGGGACGGGAGCGTCCCGGAAGCGGTCGACGAGCAGGTGCGGGTCGCCCTCGACAACCTCGAGGACACCTTGCGGGCCGCCGGAGGGAGCCTGCGCACGCTGCTCAAACTGACGGTGTTCCTCGCCGACCTCGGCGAGTTCGACGCCTACCACCAGGCTTACCTCGACCGTTTCGCCGGCATCGACCTGCCGCCGCGGACCACGGTCCAGGTCGCCGGATTCCGGGGGACGAAACGCATCGAGATCGACGCCGTGGCGGCGGTCGGCAGCGAGGAGACCAACCGACATGAAGACTGA
- a CDS encoding membrane dipeptidase encodes MDPLEHGDLTVVDGLQINNWDRKVLEELKAGGVTGVNATCAVWEGPQETLRAVADWYELARDNADLVVLADSADDIRTAKRDGRLAVLLGFQNTSPFGDDYRMVEVFHRLGVRIAQLTYNIQNLVGGACYDEHDSGLTAYGRFVVAEMNRVGMLVDLSHVGNRTSRDAIDASAGPVAITHANPLSFADSPRNKPDDVIEALAARGGVLGCCLYPNVIGGEKTTRRQFCEMVAGLVEKIGPDHVALGSDCTRNWSQDYVAWLRNGRWRPASAVPVEPQWPVWPNWFAGPADFPVLTEGLLEAGLAETVVAQVLGGNWLRLFDTVFAGAGQ; translated from the coding sequence GTGGACCCCCTGGAGCACGGCGACCTCACGGTCGTCGACGGACTGCAGATCAACAACTGGGACCGCAAAGTCCTGGAGGAGCTGAAGGCCGGCGGCGTCACCGGCGTCAACGCGACCTGTGCGGTCTGGGAAGGCCCGCAGGAAACGCTGCGCGCGGTCGCGGACTGGTACGAACTCGCCCGGGACAACGCCGATCTGGTCGTCCTCGCCGACAGCGCCGACGACATCCGGACGGCGAAGCGCGACGGCAGGCTCGCCGTGCTGCTCGGCTTCCAGAACACCTCGCCGTTCGGCGACGACTACCGGATGGTCGAGGTGTTCCACCGTCTCGGCGTCCGCATCGCGCAGCTGACCTACAACATCCAGAACCTCGTCGGCGGCGCCTGCTACGACGAGCACGATTCCGGGCTCACCGCGTACGGCCGGTTCGTCGTCGCGGAAATGAACCGCGTCGGGATGCTGGTCGACCTGTCGCACGTCGGCAACCGCACCAGCCGCGACGCGATCGACGCCTCGGCGGGGCCGGTCGCGATCACGCACGCGAACCCGCTGTCCTTCGCGGATTCGCCGCGCAACAAGCCGGACGACGTCATCGAGGCCCTCGCCGCGCGCGGCGGAGTGCTCGGCTGTTGCTTGTACCCCAACGTGATCGGCGGCGAGAAGACGACCCGGCGGCAGTTCTGCGAGATGGTCGCGGGACTGGTCGAGAAGATCGGGCCGGACCACGTCGCGCTCGGCAGCGACTGCACGCGGAACTGGTCGCAGGACTACGTCGCGTGGCTGCGCAACGGCCGGTGGCGGCCCGCGTCCGCGGTGCCGGTGGAACCGCAGTGGCCGGTGTGGCCGAACTGGTTCGCCGGACCGGCCGATTTCCCCGTTCTCACCGAAGGATTGCTGGAGGCCGGCTTGGCCGAAACCGTGGTGGCGCAGGTGCTGGGCGGCAACTGGCTCCGGCTGTTCGACACGGTCTTCGCCGGAGCGGGACAATGA
- a CDS encoding aldehyde dehydrogenase, with protein MDHALSLQHFVAGRWVPGDGPVAQSVDPADPAQIVAEYRTAGSELLDEAVRAAVAAQPEWDRQGTIARGLVLRRAAELLAQRAESVAALMTREQGKTLAESRGEVAASVETLHYHAGRARSADGVLYPSGNPDEVVRTVRRPLGVVGVITPWNFPVQIPAWKLAPALLWGNSVVWKPASDTVALAVAFAEILVEAGVPDGVLNLLLAPGSLGAELVERPELAGVTFTGSVPVGRAIQAAVVPRGAKVQLELGGHSAAIVLPDADPAQAATALVTASMSGTGQKCTAARRIIAVGEAYDRLVAELSARVKGLVVGPATTPGVEIGPLVSARAAEEVEGAIQQAVDEGATVLARANCPEGGAFVAPTLLAGTPELTISQEEVFGPVATVLRAADLDEAIRLANGTRFGLTAAVFTDDERAVRRCLRDLDAGIVKVNAPNTGSEVHAPFGGLKDSSFPAPREQNGESAAEFFTWTKTAYLRTSAPREQS; from the coding sequence GTGGATCACGCATTGTCGTTGCAGCACTTCGTAGCGGGACGGTGGGTTCCCGGCGACGGACCGGTCGCGCAGAGTGTCGATCCGGCGGATCCCGCGCAGATCGTGGCCGAATACCGCACGGCTGGTTCGGAGTTGCTCGACGAGGCGGTGCGCGCGGCGGTGGCTGCGCAGCCGGAGTGGGATCGCCAGGGCACCATCGCGCGCGGTCTCGTGTTGCGGCGGGCCGCCGAATTGCTCGCCCAGCGCGCCGAATCGGTGGCCGCGCTGATGACCCGCGAACAGGGCAAGACGCTGGCGGAGTCGCGCGGCGAGGTGGCCGCCTCGGTCGAGACGCTGCACTACCACGCGGGCCGGGCGCGCAGTGCCGACGGCGTGCTCTACCCGTCCGGCAACCCGGACGAGGTCGTGCGGACCGTGCGGCGTCCGCTGGGGGTCGTCGGCGTGATCACGCCGTGGAACTTCCCGGTGCAGATCCCGGCGTGGAAGCTCGCGCCCGCGCTGCTGTGGGGCAACTCGGTGGTGTGGAAGCCGGCCAGCGACACGGTCGCGCTGGCGGTGGCGTTCGCGGAGATCCTCGTCGAGGCCGGGGTTCCGGACGGCGTGCTCAACCTGCTGCTCGCGCCCGGTTCGCTCGGCGCGGAGCTGGTGGAGCGGCCGGAACTGGCTGGGGTCACATTCACCGGATCGGTGCCGGTCGGCCGGGCGATCCAGGCCGCGGTCGTGCCGCGCGGGGCGAAGGTGCAGCTCGAACTCGGCGGGCACAGCGCGGCGATCGTCCTGCCGGACGCCGACCCGGCGCAGGCGGCAACGGCGCTGGTCACCGCGTCGATGAGCGGGACCGGGCAGAAGTGCACGGCCGCTCGCCGGATCATCGCGGTCGGCGAGGCTTACGACCGGCTGGTCGCCGAGTTGTCCGCCCGGGTCAAGGGGCTCGTCGTCGGGCCGGCGACGACGCCGGGAGTCGAGATCGGGCCGTTGGTGTCCGCCCGCGCGGCGGAAGAGGTCGAGGGCGCAATCCAGCAGGCGGTCGACGAGGGCGCGACGGTGCTGGCCCGCGCGAATTGCCCGGAGGGCGGCGCGTTCGTCGCGCCGACGCTGCTGGCCGGGACGCCCGAACTGACGATCAGCCAGGAGGAGGTGTTCGGACCGGTCGCCACCGTGCTGCGCGCCGCCGACCTGGATGAGGCGATCCGGCTCGCGAACGGCACTCGGTTCGGGCTCACCGCGGCGGTGTTCACCGACGACGAGCGCGCGGTGCGGCGGTGCCTGCGCGACCTGGACGCGGGCATCGTGAAGGTCAACGCGCCGAACACCGGGTCCGAGGTGCACGCCCCGTTCGGCGGTCTCAAGGACTCGTCGTTCCCCGCGCCGCGCGAACAGAACGGCGAATCCGCCGCGGAGTTCTTCACCTGGACCAAAACCGCGTACCTGCGGACGTCCGCGCCTCGGGAACAGTCGTGA
- a CDS encoding LysR family transcriptional regulator, producing MELRQLRYFVAVAEERSFRRAAERLHLAQPALSQQIAKLEKELSVRLLLRTTRSVELTEPGRVLLTEGRRVLADSQHALTAVAHAARGELGLLRIGFVSSAALEIVPATVLEMRRQWPNVRFELTESTTDAQIAALGDGQLDVGIAREVGEAAGLTVHPLGRERLIVAVSETHPLADKETVEMAELADEPFLAFPRTRVSRLHDHIETLCLRAGFRMRVVQEAVQFPTMLGLVAADTGIAIVPNALRALQLPGLRYLALTDAGAFSTVSAISRTDHETNPVVDRFLSVARAG from the coding sequence GTGGAACTCCGCCAGCTTCGCTACTTCGTCGCGGTCGCCGAGGAACGCAGCTTCCGCCGCGCCGCCGAACGGCTGCACCTCGCCCAGCCCGCGCTCAGCCAGCAGATCGCGAAGCTGGAGAAGGAGCTGTCCGTACGGCTGCTCCTGCGGACGACCCGCAGCGTCGAGCTGACGGAACCAGGCCGCGTGCTGCTGACCGAAGGCCGCCGGGTCCTCGCGGACAGCCAGCACGCTCTCACCGCGGTCGCGCACGCCGCGCGCGGCGAACTCGGGCTGCTGCGGATCGGCTTCGTCAGCTCCGCCGCGCTCGAAATCGTGCCCGCGACGGTGCTGGAAATGCGCCGGCAGTGGCCGAATGTCCGCTTCGAACTGACCGAGTCGACCACCGACGCGCAGATCGCCGCGCTCGGCGACGGTCAGCTCGACGTCGGCATCGCGCGCGAGGTCGGCGAGGCCGCCGGGCTGACCGTGCACCCGCTGGGCCGCGAACGGCTGATCGTGGCCGTGTCCGAGACGCATCCGTTGGCGGACAAGGAAACCGTCGAGATGGCGGAGCTGGCCGACGAACCCTTCCTCGCCTTCCCGCGCACACGCGTCTCGCGGCTGCACGACCACATCGAAACGCTGTGCCTGCGGGCCGGCTTCCGGATGCGCGTGGTGCAGGAAGCCGTCCAGTTCCCGACCATGCTCGGCCTCGTCGCCGCGGACACCGGCATCGCGATCGTGCCGAACGCCTTGCGCGCCTTGCAGTTGCCCGGCTTGCGCTATCTCGCCCTGACCGACGCTGGCGCGTTCTCGACCGTCTCGGCGATCTCGCGCACCGACCACGAGACCAACCCGGTGGTCGACCGTTTCCTCAGCGTCGCGCGTGCCGGATGA
- a CDS encoding RNA polymerase subunit sigma-70: MDFEPHRGELTAYCYRMAGSFHEAEDLVQETLLRAWKARDRYDPARASVRTWLYRIATNVCLTALEGRARRPLPSGLGAASDDPGAPLRPSADIPWLQPFPDARCDADTRAGLRLAWIAATQVLPARQRAVVVLRSVLEFSAAEVAAQLETTVPAVNSALQRARAALADAGGMDEIAEPDDAETQAVIDRYARAFEAADVEALVQLLTDDAILEMPPVPLWFRGSEDYGRFLHRVFEMRGAGWTVRGLRANGQPALAAYTSDGQLHTLQVFTVTGGRISHNVVFADPRVFEAFDLPPKIF, encoded by the coding sequence GTGGACTTCGAACCGCACCGCGGCGAACTGACCGCCTACTGCTACCGGATGGCCGGGTCGTTCCACGAAGCCGAGGACCTCGTGCAGGAAACGCTGCTGCGCGCGTGGAAAGCCCGCGACCGCTACGACCCGGCTCGCGCCTCGGTCCGGACCTGGCTGTACCGGATCGCCACCAACGTCTGCCTGACCGCGTTGGAAGGCCGCGCCCGCCGCCCGTTGCCGTCCGGCCTCGGCGCCGCCAGCGACGATCCGGGCGCGCCGCTGCGGCCGTCGGCGGACATCCCGTGGCTGCAGCCGTTTCCCGACGCCCGCTGCGACGCCGACACCCGCGCCGGGCTGCGGCTGGCCTGGATCGCCGCGACGCAGGTCCTCCCGGCACGGCAACGGGCGGTCGTCGTGCTCCGGTCGGTGCTGGAGTTCAGCGCGGCCGAGGTCGCCGCCCAGCTGGAGACGACCGTTCCGGCGGTCAACAGCGCGCTGCAGCGAGCCCGCGCCGCGCTCGCCGACGCGGGCGGGATGGACGAGATCGCCGAACCGGACGACGCCGAAACCCAGGCCGTGATCGACCGGTACGCGCGTGCCTTCGAGGCCGCCGACGTCGAAGCACTCGTCCAGTTGCTCACCGACGACGCGATCCTGGAAATGCCGCCGGTCCCGCTCTGGTTCCGCGGCAGCGAGGACTACGGCCGGTTCCTGCACCGGGTGTTCGAGATGCGCGGGGCCGGCTGGACCGTCCGCGGGCTCCGCGCGAACGGACAGCCCGCGCTCGCCGCCTACACCTCCGACGGGCAGCTGCACACCCTGCAGGTCTTCACCGTGACCGGCGGGCGGATTTCGCACAACGTCGTGTTCGCCGATCCGCGCGTTTTCGAGGCGTTCGACCTGCCGCCGAAGATTTTTTAG
- a CDS encoding dihydrofolate reductase family protein, with protein sequence MSVIVISFVTLDGIASDPGSAPSSGWAFRHGPESVAGDKFRLGSTLDDGVLLLGRKTWELFSGLWPHRDDPFSRRMNAVPKLVASRTLADPSAWQNSSVLDGDLVDAVKREERDVVVTGSLSVVHTLLAADLVDEYRLLTFPTIVGNGTRLFPDGTGVAHLECVSVERVGAATLSRYVREGSGR encoded by the coding sequence ATGAGCGTCATCGTCATCTCGTTCGTCACCCTCGACGGCATCGCGTCCGACCCGGGCAGCGCCCCCAGCAGCGGCTGGGCGTTCCGGCACGGCCCGGAGTCCGTCGCGGGCGACAAATTCCGCCTCGGGAGCACGCTGGACGACGGGGTCCTGCTGCTCGGCCGCAAGACCTGGGAACTGTTCTCCGGCCTGTGGCCGCACCGCGACGACCCGTTCTCGCGGCGGATGAACGCCGTGCCCAAGCTGGTCGCCAGCCGCACCCTCGCCGACCCGAGCGCGTGGCAGAACTCGTCGGTCCTCGACGGCGACCTGGTCGACGCGGTGAAACGGGAAGAACGCGACGTCGTCGTCACCGGCAGCCTGAGCGTCGTGCACACGCTGCTCGCGGCGGACCTCGTCGACGAGTACCGGCTGCTGACGTTCCCGACCATCGTGGGCAACGGCACCCGGCTGTTCCCGGACGGCACGGGTGTCGCGCACCTGGAATGCGTGTCGGTGGAACGCGTTGGCGCGGCGACGCTTTCGCGGTATGTGCGGGAGGGTTCGGGGCGGTAG
- a CDS encoding response regulator transcription factor: MTIVRVLVAEDQPAVREGLVLLVGLLPEIEVVGQAGDGLAAVEETLRLQPDVVLMDLDLPRCDGAAATRRIVAELPGTRVVVLTTYADSASIVRALDAGAVGYVTKAANGDEIGRAIHAAAAGQTVMDLSVQRTLLAAARRPAAPPEDGLTAREVDVLKLVAGGRRNREIARELQVSEATVKTHVNRIFAKTGCGTRAQAVRYAHQHGYAD, translated from the coding sequence ATGACGATCGTGCGCGTGCTCGTGGCCGAGGACCAGCCCGCGGTGCGGGAGGGGCTGGTGCTGCTGGTCGGGCTGCTGCCGGAGATCGAGGTCGTCGGACAGGCGGGCGACGGTCTCGCCGCGGTCGAGGAAACCCTGCGGCTGCAGCCCGACGTCGTGCTGATGGACCTGGACCTGCCGCGCTGCGACGGGGCGGCGGCGACGCGGCGGATCGTCGCGGAGCTGCCGGGCACGCGGGTCGTCGTGCTCACCACCTACGCGGACAGCGCGTCGATCGTGCGCGCGCTGGACGCGGGCGCGGTCGGCTACGTGACCAAAGCGGCGAACGGCGACGAGATCGGCCGGGCGATCCACGCGGCGGCGGCCGGGCAGACCGTGATGGACCTGTCGGTGCAGCGGACGCTGCTGGCCGCCGCCCGCCGCCCGGCCGCGCCGCCGGAGGACGGGCTGACGGCGCGGGAGGTGGACGTGCTGAAGCTGGTCGCGGGGGGACGGAGGAACCGGGAGATCGCGCGGGAACTGCAGGTCAGCGAGGCGACGGTGAAGACGCACGTGAACCGGATCTTCGCGAAGACCGGCTGCGGGACCCGGGCGCAGGCGGTGCGGTACGCGCATCAGCACGGGTACGCGGACTGA
- a CDS encoding sensor histidine kinase, with protein MTRLPLVLMRLLTPVAFVAILVTAQPSAEWEWAPMAASAACGLAFGILDLRWPRAGAVLLSLAALFGTVVTVADQNLTGPSLICLSLLVLSSLEAIPPVEIGTVAAVVGVAATVGGWLAGQPAGLVAGNALAVAVVVLLGLNRRQYRVQARQARDLLDQTRLAQEAVARGATLEERARLAREVHDIQAHSLSALSLHLQAAARMVAELPSPDEKLAACVEKAGQLAQEGLIETRRAVHALRGAPMALPELFGSLPDTASIQVTGEPRELPADGTLLLYRTVQEGLSNARKHAAGAPVSVELSYLDDAVTMTVLNRTGSGSGLPGAGYGLTGLRERAELVGGEVTAGPDGAGWRLSVRIPA; from the coding sequence ATGACTCGGCTGCCGCTGGTCCTGATGCGGCTGCTCACGCCGGTGGCCTTCGTCGCGATTCTCGTCACCGCGCAGCCCTCGGCGGAGTGGGAGTGGGCGCCGATGGCCGCTTCCGCCGCGTGCGGGCTGGCGTTCGGGATTCTGGACCTTCGCTGGCCGCGGGCGGGGGCCGTGCTGCTGTCGCTGGCCGCGCTGTTCGGCACGGTCGTGACGGTCGCGGACCAGAATCTCACCGGACCGTCGTTGATATGTCTGTCCTTGCTCGTGTTGTCGTCGCTCGAGGCGATCCCTCCGGTGGAGATCGGCACGGTGGCTGCGGTCGTGGGGGTCGCAGCCACTGTCGGAGGCTGGCTTGCCGGGCAGCCGGCCGGGCTCGTCGCGGGGAACGCGCTGGCGGTGGCGGTCGTGGTGCTGCTCGGGCTCAACCGGCGGCAGTACCGGGTGCAGGCGCGGCAGGCCCGGGACCTGCTGGACCAGACGCGGCTAGCCCAGGAGGCCGTGGCCCGCGGCGCGACGCTGGAGGAACGCGCCCGGCTGGCCCGGGAGGTCCACGACATCCAGGCGCATTCGCTCTCGGCGCTGTCGCTGCATTTGCAGGCCGCGGCGCGGATGGTGGCCGAGTTGCCGTCGCCGGACGAAAAACTCGCCGCCTGCGTGGAGAAGGCCGGGCAGTTAGCGCAGGAGGGGCTGATCGAGACGCGGCGCGCGGTGCACGCCTTGCGCGGTGCTCCGATGGCGTTGCCGGAGTTGTTCGGTTCGCTGCCGGACACCGCGTCGATCCAGGTGACCGGCGAACCGCGCGAACTCCCCGCGGACGGCACCCTGCTGCTGTACCGCACTGTCCAAGAAGGACTGTCCAATGCGCGCAAGCACGCGGCGGGCGCGCCGGTGTCGGTCGAACTGTCCTATCTGGACGATGCGGTGACGATGACAGTCCTCAACCGGACCGGTTCCGGCAGCGGACTGCCCGGTGCCGGATACGGCCTCACTGGCCTGCGCGAGCGCGCGGAGCTGGTCGGCGGCGAGGTGACCGCGGGCCCGGATGGCGCGGGCTGGCGGTTGTCGGTGAGGATCCCGGCATGA